DNA from Micromonospora nigra:
CCGGCACAACCGGATGGACCGCCTGGAGGCGTTGCTGCGGCGGGCCGCCGACTCGGACGGGGGAACCCTGGTCGTCGTCGACACCGTCTACTCGATGCAGGGCGACCTGTCCGACATCGTCGGCGTCACCACCCTGTCCCGCCGCTACGGCGCCCGCCTGCTCGCGGACGAGGCACACGCGACGGGGGTGCTCGGTCCCACCGGGCAGGGGGTGGCGGCCCTGGCCTGCCTGGCCGACGCGGTCGACCTGCGGATGGGCACCTTCTCGAAGGCGCTCGGCGGCAGCGGCGGTTTCGTGACCGGCCCGGCCGACGTCATCGACTTCCTCCGGGTCCAGGCACGGTCGTTCATGTTCACCGCGGCGGCCCCGCCGAGCGGAATCGGCGCGGCCCTCACCGGGATACGGATCGCGCAGTCCGCCGAGGGCGACGAGCGGCGGCAACACCTCGAGGCGAACGCGGCGCGGCTGCGCACCGCCCTCGCCGACCTGGGCTTCGCCGTGCCGGCGGTGTCGCTGGCCGCCGCCGGGACACAGGTGCAGACGCCGATCCTGCGGGTGCCCGCCCCGGACGACCTCACCGCCGCCCGGATGTGGAAGGTGCTCTACGACCACGGGATCTACGTCAACGTGGCGCTCTACCCGGCGGTGCCGAAAGGACAGTCCCAGCTGCGGGTCAGCGTCATGGCGACGCACACCGAGGAGCATCTGGAACGGGTCGTCGACGCCTTCACGGTCGTCGCCCGCAAACTGGCGGTGGTGGACATGCCGGACGGTGCCTGACCGACGGTGCGACGCGGGGGCCTGCGTGCCGCCGGCCCACGCGTCAGACGCCCGACCAGGCCCGGGAGGCCGCCACTTTCAGCAGGATGTCGTTGCTCTCCGGCAGGCCGACGGT
Protein-coding regions in this window:
- a CDS encoding aminotransferase class I/II-fold pyridoxal phosphate-dependent enzyme, producing the protein MSKDLFAKVQSYEAYALRQELELRNLLPYFRTVQGPPCAVTMIGGAPRVNLGSSNYLGLSGDPRLTEAAHLATQRYGTSINGSRLMNGTTALHLEVEAAVADWFGEEDALVFSSGYSTNLGVIGALVGPQDVAVCDAGDHASILDGAGLARGRLLPFRHNRMDRLEALLRRAADSDGGTLVVVDTVYSMQGDLSDIVGVTTLSRRYGARLLADEAHATGVLGPTGQGVAALACLADAVDLRMGTFSKALGGSGGFVTGPADVIDFLRVQARSFMFTAAAPPSGIGAALTGIRIAQSAEGDERRQHLEANAARLRTALADLGFAVPAVSLAAAGTQVQTPILRVPAPDDLTAARMWKVLYDHGIYVNVALYPAVPKGQSQLRVSVMATHTEEHLERVVDAFTVVARKLAVVDMPDGA